Genomic DNA from Nocardioides aquaticus:
CGCGGCCGGCCGTACCGGACTCGTTGTTCTCGGTCTGGTCCGAGCAGGCGACGCCCGTGGCGGCGAGGACGAGGGCGGAGAGGCCGAGAGCGATACGCATGCTGCGACGGTACGGGCGCCGGCGGTCACCCCCTGCCACCCCTGCGGGCGGCTCACGCAGCCCGCGCTCCGGCTCCCGGGACTGCTACTCCCGGCGCTCGTAGCGCGCCGGCTTCAGGCGGTCCGGGGCGTCGTGGGCCTCGACGAAGTCGCAGGTGAACTCCCCGTCGTAGCCGAAGAGGAACCCGAAGACCGGGTTCGACACCACGAGGTCGATCCGGAAGACGCCGGCCGCGTCGTCGTAGCTCTCCCGGAGCACCGCCCGCCCGCTGAACGCCATCGGGAAGCGGAACCCGACGGCGCGCTCGTAGAACCGCTGCGCGTGCGAGGTCAGCAGCAGGCTGCCGTCGGCCTCGACGCGCAGGTCGAGGTCGACGGCGAGGTGCTGGTGGGTGCCGAGGTAGTCCAGGACGCGGCCGTCGGCACCGGCGGCGACCATGGTGGCGTCGAAGCGACGCGTCCGCCCGCGCAGCCGGTACTCGCGCACGAACGTCACCGCCTCGCGGCCGTACGGGTCCCGGTAGGGGTAGTTCTCGATTGTGAACGGCACGTCCGTGCCGGTGTCGGGGACCAGGATGTTCCGCATCCGACCCAGCTGCAGGAACGGCACCGTCCACCAGGGCCCGCGCCGGATCCGGTGCATGGTGCCGCGGCCGGTGCAGGCGTACCCGGCCTCCAGCCCGACGCCGAACCGGCGCTGCAGCATGGGGTGCAGGCGGGCGAAGTCGTCCCCCATGGCGGCCTCGAAGATGCTGGTCACGGTGCCTCCAGGGTGTCGAGGGTGGCCGGTGCGGACTCCATCACGCGGCCGTCGGACGCGCTACGGCGGCAGCGGCCGGCCCGCGGTCGCTCGGGGCGCCACCACCACAGCACGGAACGGACCGGCCACTGCTCGGGCTCGGCGCCGTCCTCGGCCCAGATCCGGAGCCGGTCGAAGCTCCACGCGGTCAGCCAGCCGATGAACCGGCGCAGCACCAGCCGGTCGACCAGACCGCCCCAGCCGGGCCGGTAGTCGTACCCGGTGGTGAACCGCACGCCGCCGTCGAGGGGCTCGTAGCGCCAGTACCCCCGGCCGTCGCCGAGCGGGCTGAGCCGGTCCGGCGTGGTGAAGCGCAGCGCCGAGGTACGGGTGCCGTCGGGCCGTCGCTTCTCGCCGATGGTGGTGCCGGTGCCTGCGAGCAGGTGGCCCGGGAGGCGCAGCTCGTAGCGGAACCGTCGGCCCCCGCCGGGCAGGTCCTCCACCGGCTCGATCGTGCTGAAGCGCAGGTCCCAGCGGGAGTGGAGGCTGGTGTCCTGGGTCAGCCGCCAGACCTCGTCCATCGGCGCCGCGATGTCGACCGAGACGTAGATCGGCGGACCGCCCCGTGCCGGCACGCTCACGCCTCGTCGAGCGTGGACTCCTTGTGCGCCGCCTTCGAGCCGGACTTCGACGACTCCACGATCCAGTACGGCTCGTCGTCGCTGGCCTTGAACTTCTGGTTGTCGTGCTGGAACTCGGAGGTCTTCTTCTCGACCGCCGTGCCCTCGGTCGTGCCCTGCGGGGTGTTCCAGGTGACCTTGTCGCCCTTGCTGATAGCCATGCGTCGGAGAGTAGGGCGCCCTCAGGCCGGGGTCCCCCGCCCACGGGGGTGACGGGCCGCGAGGGCGCGGGCGCCGTTGCGGTGCACCAGCATCCCGCCGACCACGAGGAGGACGCCGAATGCCAGGAAGCCGAGGTCCCACGACAGCGGGGCTCCGAGGTCGTCGCGCAGGTGGTGCACCCCGAGGATCTGGTGGTTGATCAGGCCCTCGACGAGGTTGAAGATCCCCCACCCGGCGGCGACGAGGCCGAGGTGGAAGCGCCAGGTCGGCGCGAGCCGGCCCTGCTGCCAGGCCCGGATCGCCAGCAGCGAGGCGGCCAGCAGGAACAGCCAGGTGGCGACGTGGAAGAACCCGTCGGCCAGCGTGTTGGCCTCGAGCCCGGCGACGGTGGTCGTGGGGT
This window encodes:
- a CDS encoding SRPBCC family protein, with the protein product MSVPARGGPPIYVSVDIAAPMDEVWRLTQDTSLHSRWDLRFSTIEPVEDLPGGGRRFRYELRLPGHLLAGTGTTIGEKRRPDGTRTSALRFTTPDRLSPLGDGRGYWRYEPLDGGVRFTTGYDYRPGWGGLVDRLVLRRFIGWLTAWSFDRLRIWAEDGAEPEQWPVRSVLWWWRPERPRAGRCRRSASDGRVMESAPATLDTLEAP
- a CDS encoding DUF2945 domain-containing protein, giving the protein MAISKGDKVTWNTPQGTTEGTAVEKKTSEFQHDNQKFKASDDEPYWIVESSKSGSKAAHKESTLDEA
- a CDS encoding DUF4166 domain-containing protein yields the protein MTSIFEAAMGDDFARLHPMLQRRFGVGLEAGYACTGRGTMHRIRRGPWWTVPFLQLGRMRNILVPDTGTDVPFTIENYPYRDPYGREAVTFVREYRLRGRTRRFDATMVAAGADGRVLDYLGTHQHLAVDLDLRVEADGSLLLTSHAQRFYERAVGFRFPMAFSGRAVLRESYDDAAGVFRIDLVVSNPVFGFLFGYDGEFTCDFVEAHDAPDRLKPARYERRE
- a CDS encoding DUF2243 domain-containing protein; the protein is MTSAPATPARTTADPDARPPTKAFGLLYGIGFGGFVDGIVLHQILQWHHMVSDVDGYPTTTVAGLEANTLADGFFHVATWLFLLAASLLAIRAWQQGRLAPTWRFHLGLVAAGWGIFNLVEGLINHQILGVHHLRDDLGAPLSWDLGFLAFGVLLVVGGMLVHRNGARALAARHPRGRGTPA